Proteins from a genomic interval of Polaribacter sp. Q13:
- the kdsB gene encoding 3-deoxy-manno-octulosonate cytidylyltransferase produces the protein MKIIAMIPARYSASRFPGKLMKDLGGKPVILRTYEAALHTNLFDDVYIVTDSDVIFKTIENAGGKAIMSTKEHECGSDRIAEAVENIVADIVINVQGDEPFIDAVSLSKLIDVFKKDDKKEIDLASLKVQITNKEDIENPNNVKVITDVDNLAIYFSRSVIPYHRDKDVAVKYYKHKGVYAFRKQALIDFYNTPMTPLEAAEKIEAIRYQEIGKKIKMVETDVEAVGIDTPEDLEKAIQFLKS, from the coding sequence ATGAAAATAATTGCCATGATTCCTGCACGTTATAGTGCATCTCGTTTTCCAGGAAAATTAATGAAAGATTTAGGAGGGAAGCCTGTAATTTTAAGAACGTATGAAGCAGCATTGCATACTAATTTGTTTGATGATGTTTATATTGTAACAGATTCTGATGTGATTTTTAAAACGATAGAAAACGCAGGTGGAAAAGCAATAATGAGTACAAAAGAGCACGAATGTGGTTCTGATAGAATTGCTGAAGCAGTAGAAAATATTGTCGCAGATATTGTAATTAATGTGCAAGGGGATGAACCTTTTATTGATGCAGTCTCTTTATCCAAATTAATTGATGTTTTTAAAAAAGACGACAAAAAAGAGATTGACTTAGCTTCTTTAAAAGTACAAATTACCAATAAGGAAGATATAGAAAATCCTAATAATGTTAAGGTTATTACAGATGTAGATAATTTAGCAATCTATTTTTCTAGAAGTGTAATTCCGTATCACAGAGATAAAGATGTTGCTGTTAAGTATTACAAACACAAAGGAGTGTACGCTTTTAGAAAACAAGCTTTAATAGATTTTTACAATACACCAATGACGCCTTTAGAGGCTGCAGAAAAAATAGAAGCCATTAGATATCAAGAAATTGGTAAAAAAATAAAAATGGTAGAAACAGATGTAGAAGCTGTTGGTATAGATACTCCTGAAGATTTAGAAAAAGCTATTCAATTTTTAAAATCATAA
- a CDS encoding 6-carboxytetrahydropterin synthase codes for MPKVKVYRRAHFNAAHRLFHPDWSDEKNLEVFGKCSNPNYHGHNYEMIVALFGEVDPITGFVYDLGLLRELIKDEVEEPLDHKNLNIEVADFKNLNPTAENISIVIYNKLRPHIPAHLDIEVTLYETRRNFVRYSGE; via the coding sequence ATGCCTAAAGTAAAAGTTTATAGAAGAGCACATTTTAATGCAGCACACAGGTTGTTTCATCCAGATTGGTCGGATGAAAAAAATTTAGAGGTGTTTGGTAAATGTAGCAACCCAAATTACCATGGTCATAATTATGAAATGATTGTGGCTTTGTTTGGAGAGGTAGACCCCATAACTGGTTTTGTGTACGATTTAGGCTTGTTAAGAGAATTGATAAAAGATGAAGTAGAAGAGCCTTTAGATCATAAAAACTTAAATATTGAAGTTGCGGATTTTAAAAACTTAAATCCAACTGCAGAAAATATATCAATAGTTATTTATAATAAATTAAGACCTCATATTCCAGCACATTTAGACATAGAAGTAACATTATACGAAACACGAAGAAATTTTGTGAGGTATTCTGGAGAGTAA
- the idi gene encoding isopentenyl-diphosphate Delta-isomerase encodes MEEQVVLVDEKDNQIGLMPKMEAHEKAVLHRAFSVFVFNDKGELMLQQRAAHKYHSPLLWTNTCCSHQRDGETNLEAGKRRLEEEMGFVTEIKEVFSFIYKAPFDNGLTEHELDHVMVGYYNDAPKINKEEVEAYKWMTLVDVKNDMENNPKEYTEWFKIIFDKSFEKLANA; translated from the coding sequence ATGGAAGAACAAGTAGTTTTAGTTGATGAAAAAGATAACCAGATAGGATTAATGCCTAAAATGGAAGCACACGAAAAAGCGGTATTGCATAGAGCTTTTTCTGTATTCGTTTTTAATGATAAAGGAGAATTAATGTTGCAACAAAGGGCAGCACATAAATACCATTCGCCATTATTATGGACAAATACTTGTTGTTCTCACCAAAGAGATGGAGAAACAAATTTAGAAGCTGGAAAACGAAGATTAGAAGAAGAAATGGGTTTTGTTACGGAGATTAAGGAAGTTTTTTCGTTTATTTACAAAGCGCCTTTTGATAATGGTTTAACAGAACACGAATTAGACCATGTTATGGTTGGTTATTATAATGATGCACCAAAAATAAATAAGGAAGAAGTAGAAGCTTATAAATGGATGACGTTAGTAGATGTTAAGAACGACATGGAAAACAATCCGAAAGAATATACAGAGTGGTTTAAAATTATTTTTGACAAATCTTTTGAAAAATTAGCAAATGCCTAA
- a CDS encoding peptidylprolyl isomerase: MKFFLRCLFLIALIAFSQCKDENKSVEKNTLTLKNKKVKKEIVKAWDSLNSHNTEAFLTEFGKQNPETIVEITTEFGKIKLRLFEDVPIHRANFIFLTKIKYFNTTVFYRIAKNFVIQGGNSDEMYTQKERRKYGNYLLKPEFRKNRKHKYGALAAARQWDNNPNKLSSPFEFYIVQKRSGAHHLDNEHTVFGEVISGFDTMTKISKVKVGVDEWPIDDVKMHIEIIE, from the coding sequence ATGAAATTTTTCTTACGATGCTTATTTCTTATCGCTTTAATCGCATTTTCTCAATGTAAAGATGAAAACAAATCTGTAGAAAAAAATACTTTAACACTAAAAAACAAGAAAGTAAAAAAAGAGATCGTTAAAGCTTGGGATAGTTTAAACAGCCACAACACCGAAGCTTTTTTAACTGAATTTGGCAAACAAAACCCAGAAACAATTGTAGAGATAACAACAGAATTTGGTAAAATAAAACTACGCTTATTTGAAGATGTGCCTATTCACAGAGCCAACTTTATTTTCTTAACCAAAATAAAATATTTTAACACTACAGTTTTTTATAGAATTGCTAAAAACTTTGTGATTCAAGGTGGTAATTCTGATGAAATGTACACGCAAAAAGAACGTAGAAAATACGGCAATTATCTGTTAAAACCCGAATTTAGAAAAAACAGAAAACACAAATATGGTGCTTTGGCTGCCGCAAGACAATGGGACAATAACCCTAATAAATTATCCAGTCCTTTTGAATTTTATATTGTTCAGAAAAGAAGTGGCGCACATCATTTAGATAATGAACACACCGTTTTTGGCGAAGTTATTTCTGGTTTTGACACCATGACAAAAATATCTAAAGTAAAAGTTGGCGTTGATGAATGGCCTATAGATGATGTAAAAATGCATATCGAAATTATAGAATAA
- a CDS encoding peptide chain release factor 3, whose translation MTFLEEIARRRTFGIISHPDAGKTTLTEKLLLFGGAIQEAGAVKNNKIKKGATSDFMEIERQRGISVATSVLAFIYQDKKINILDTPGHKDFAEDTFRTLTAVDSVIVVIDVAKGVEPQTEKLVEVCRMRNIPMLVFINKLDREGKDAFDLLDEVEQKLGLRVTPMSFPIGMGYDFKGIYNIWEKKLNLFSGDNKTSISEGVEFDDLSNPELDKIVGKKAADTLREEIELISEVYPEFDREEYLSGSLQPVFFGSALNNFGVKELLDAFINIAPAPQPKKAEERLVDSKEKKMTGFVFKIHANMDPKHRDRLAFIKIVSGTFKRNAPYLHVRNGKKVKFSSPNAFFAEKKEIVDESFPGDIVGIHDTGNFKIGDTLTEGEDLNFKGIPSFSPEHFRYVNNADPMKSKQLFKGLDQLMDEGVAQLFTLDMNGRKVIGTVGALQYEVIQYRLEHEYGAKCTYENLNVHKACWVEPEDPKNEQFKEFKRVKQRYLAKDKQGQLVFLADSEFTIQMTQSKYPTVKLHFTSEFKK comes from the coding sequence ATGACTTTTTTAGAAGAAATAGCACGTAGAAGAACCTTTGGTATTATATCGCATCCGGATGCAGGTAAAACCACATTAACAGAAAAATTATTACTATTTGGTGGTGCAATACAAGAAGCAGGTGCTGTAAAAAATAATAAGATTAAAAAAGGAGCAACTTCCGATTTTATGGAGATTGAACGTCAGCGTGGAATTTCGGTTGCCACTTCTGTTTTAGCTTTCATCTATCAAGATAAAAAAATAAATATTTTAGATACTCCTGGTCACAAGGATTTTGCTGAAGATACTTTTAGAACTTTAACTGCTGTAGACAGTGTTATTGTGGTAATTGATGTTGCAAAAGGTGTAGAACCGCAAACCGAGAAATTGGTAGAAGTTTGTAGAATGCGTAACATACCTATGTTGGTTTTTATCAACAAGTTGGATAGAGAAGGAAAAGATGCCTTTGATTTATTAGATGAAGTGGAACAAAAATTGGGTTTACGTGTTACACCTATGAGTTTTCCTATAGGAATGGGTTATGACTTTAAAGGAATCTATAACATTTGGGAAAAGAAATTAAATCTTTTTTCTGGTGATAATAAAACTTCTATTTCCGAGGGTGTTGAGTTTGACGATTTATCAAACCCAGAATTAGACAAAATAGTTGGTAAAAAAGCCGCAGATACTTTACGTGAAGAAATAGAATTGATAAGCGAGGTTTACCCAGAATTTGACAGAGAAGAGTACCTAAGCGGTTCGCTGCAACCTGTATTTTTTGGATCTGCTTTAAATAACTTTGGAGTAAAAGAATTATTAGATGCATTTATTAATATTGCTCCTGCTCCACAACCTAAAAAAGCAGAAGAGCGTTTGGTAGATTCTAAAGAGAAAAAAATGACTGGTTTTGTGTTTAAAATCCATGCAAATATGGATCCTAAGCACAGAGATAGATTGGCTTTTATAAAAATTGTATCGGGTACTTTTAAAAGAAATGCGCCTTATTTACATGTTAGAAATGGTAAAAAAGTAAAGTTTTCTAGTCCAAATGCTTTTTTTGCAGAAAAGAAAGAAATTGTAGACGAATCTTTCCCTGGAGATATTGTAGGGATACACGATACCGGAAACTTTAAAATTGGAGATACTTTAACAGAAGGTGAAGATTTGAATTTTAAAGGAATTCCTAGTTTTTCTCCAGAACATTTCCGTTATGTAAACAATGCCGATCCTATGAAATCTAAACAATTATTTAAAGGTTTAGATCAATTAATGGATGAAGGTGTTGCGCAATTATTTACGTTAGATATGAATGGTCGTAAAGTAATTGGTACTGTTGGTGCTTTACAATACGAGGTTATACAATATAGACTAGAACATGAATATGGTGCAAAATGTACTTACGAAAACCTAAATGTACATAAGGCGTGTTGGGTAGAGCCAGAAGACCCTAAAAACGAACAGTTTAAAGAATTTAAACGTGTAAAGCAACGTTATTTAGCCAAAGACAAACAAGGTCAGTTAGTATTTTTAGCAGATTCTGAATTTACCATACAAATGACGCAAAGCAAATATCCAACTGTAAAGTTGCATTTTACAAGTGAATTTAAAAAATAA
- a CDS encoding peptidylprolyl isomerase, whose product MNNGIYAKFTTPKGEILVQLEHEKTPGTVGNFVALTEGNLENAVKEQGTPYYDGLKFHRVIPDFMVQGGCPQGTGTGNPGYKFDDEFHPDLKHDAPGKLAMANSGPATNGSQFYITHVPTPWLDGKHTVFGSVIEGQDVVDAIAQGDALTSVEIIRVGADAEAFNAVEAFRTFEGSREKREAEEKAKQKALLDTVAAGYDETASGLRYQILQKGSGKKATKGAGVSVHYKGQLLDGTVFDSSYKRKEPIDFNVGVGQVISGWDEGIQLLQVGDKARFVIPSNLAYGSAGAGGVIPPDATLIFDVELMDVK is encoded by the coding sequence ATGAATAACGGAATTTATGCAAAATTCACCACACCAAAAGGTGAGATTTTAGTACAATTAGAACACGAAAAAACTCCTGGTACTGTTGGTAATTTTGTTGCTTTAACAGAAGGAAACTTAGAAAACGCAGTAAAAGAACAAGGAACTCCTTATTATGATGGATTAAAATTCCACAGAGTAATTCCAGATTTTATGGTACAAGGTGGTTGTCCTCAAGGTACAGGAACTGGTAACCCAGGTTACAAATTTGATGATGAATTTCATCCTGATTTAAAACATGATGCTCCAGGAAAATTAGCAATGGCTAATTCTGGACCAGCAACAAACGGAAGTCAGTTTTACATTACCCACGTTCCTACTCCATGGTTAGACGGTAAACATACTGTTTTTGGTTCTGTAATTGAAGGACAAGATGTGGTAGATGCAATCGCTCAAGGTGATGCGTTAACCTCTGTAGAAATTATTAGAGTTGGGGCAGATGCAGAAGCTTTTAATGCTGTTGAAGCTTTTAGAACTTTTGAAGGATCTAGAGAGAAGCGTGAAGCTGAAGAAAAAGCAAAGCAAAAAGCATTGTTAGATACAGTTGCTGCCGGTTATGATGAAACTGCAAGTGGTTTACGTTACCAAATCTTACAAAAAGGATCAGGAAAAAAAGCAACGAAAGGAGCTGGAGTTTCTGTACATTATAAAGGTCAATTATTAGATGGTACTGTGTTCGATTCTTCTTATAAGAGAAAAGAACCAATCGATTTTAATGTTGGTGTAGGTCAGGTTATTTCTGGTTGGGATGAAGGAATTCAATTATTACAAGTGGGAGACAAAGCTCGTTTTGTAATTCCATCTAATTTAGCGTATGGTTCTGCAGGTGCAGGAGGAGTTATACCACCAGATGCTACTTTAATTTTCGATGTAGAATTAATGGATGTAAAGTAA
- a CDS encoding head GIN domain-containing protein, translated as MKLKLISFCISLLFINSNLKAQETIKLDTNFNKIIVSPHIEAVFIKGNKSSIEIKSITVPRQKFKYEINKGTLQVYLEGAKTYTKNKKGGTKNYQTKVPLYKNRVVKVIITYVDVDLFSLRGEEKISFQTPLIQEECTLRIYGKSEVSINKIEVEKLEVSLYGDSFLNMEKGTINKQKITAYGASKVMASDITSKETKITAYGNGTFQLNASERIKVNSYGEATILYKGKAQLKKGIVIGESTIRKLL; from the coding sequence ATGAAACTTAAATTAATATCCTTTTGCATATCCTTATTATTTATAAATAGTAATTTAAAAGCACAGGAAACCATAAAATTAGATACCAATTTTAATAAAATCATTGTCAGTCCGCATATAGAAGCTGTTTTTATCAAAGGAAATAAAAGTAGTATAGAAATTAAAAGTATTACTGTTCCTCGGCAAAAATTTAAATATGAAATAAATAAAGGAACACTTCAAGTGTATTTAGAAGGAGCCAAAACGTATACTAAAAATAAAAAAGGAGGGACTAAAAACTATCAAACAAAAGTGCCTTTATATAAAAACAGAGTAGTTAAAGTAATTATTACCTATGTTGATGTAGACCTTTTTTCTTTAAGAGGAGAAGAAAAAATCTCATTTCAAACGCCTTTAATACAAGAGGAATGTACCTTGAGGATTTATGGAAAATCAGAAGTTAGTATTAATAAAATTGAAGTAGAAAAATTAGAGGTCTCTCTTTATGGTGATAGTTTTTTAAATATGGAAAAAGGAACTATTAATAAACAAAAAATTACTGCTTATGGCGCAAGTAAGGTAATGGCTTCAGATATTACATCTAAAGAAACTAAAATTACAGCTTATGGCAACGGAACCTTTCAATTAAATGCATCCGAAAGAATTAAAGTAAATTCTTATGGAGAAGCTACGATTCTATATAAGGGAAAAGCACAACTAAAAAAAGGAATCGTTATTGGTGAGTCTACTATAAGAAAATTACTTTAG
- a CDS encoding long-chain fatty acid--CoA ligase, protein MAVEVTRLFDFPYYQLENYKLDKAFTSKASGSWISITTQQYVDQANQISRGLIKLGIKPNDKIAVISSTNRTEWNICDIGILQTGAQNVPIYPTISEEDYEYILNHSESIYCFVSDKEVLKKVNKIKKRTSLISVFTFDDIKGEKSWKEILESGKDIRTQNIVEERKSNVKTDDLATLIYTSGTTGKPKGVMLSHRNIVSNVLSSEKRVPFDYGKSVGLSFLPICHIFERMILYLYQYCGVSIYFAESIEKLSENAQEIKPHVMTAVPRLYEKIYDKIILKGEALTGIKKGLFFWAVNLGLKYEPYGVNGWWYETQLKLARKLIFSKWQAALGGELKIMVSGSAALQPRLTKVFAAAGMPIMEGYGLSETSPVISVNDERNNGFKVGTVGKIIDGVEVKIAETGEILVKGPNVMLGYFKDPDRTKNVLKDDYFYTGDKGEFDSDGFLKITGRTKEMFKTSGGKYVVPPLLEGELKQSLFIEQVMVIGEGEKMPAAFIQPNFDFIKEWIKHKKLDIGLSNKEIATSDIVIKRIQKEVTKCNKNFGKWEQIKRFELTPEVWSIEDGHLTPTMKMKRAIIKEIYKDLFDKIYRV, encoded by the coding sequence ATGGCAGTAGAAGTTACAAGATTATTTGATTTTCCTTATTACCAATTAGAAAACTATAAATTAGATAAAGCATTTACATCTAAAGCTAGTGGTAGTTGGATATCTATTACAACACAACAATATGTTGACCAAGCCAACCAAATTAGCAGAGGTTTAATTAAATTAGGAATAAAACCTAACGACAAAATAGCCGTAATTTCTTCTACTAATAGAACAGAATGGAACATTTGTGATATTGGAATATTACAAACCGGAGCACAAAATGTACCTATTTATCCAACAATTTCCGAAGAAGATTATGAGTATATATTAAATCACTCAGAATCAATATATTGTTTTGTTTCCGACAAAGAAGTTCTAAAAAAGGTTAATAAGATAAAAAAAAGAACTAGTTTAATATCTGTTTTTACTTTTGATGACATAAAAGGCGAAAAAAGTTGGAAAGAAATATTAGAGTCAGGTAAAGACATTCGTACCCAAAATATTGTTGAAGAAAGAAAAAGTAATGTAAAAACAGATGATTTAGCTACATTAATATATACGTCTGGTACTACAGGTAAACCTAAAGGTGTAATGCTATCTCATAGAAACATTGTTAGCAATGTGTTAAGTTCAGAAAAACGTGTACCTTTTGATTATGGAAAATCTGTTGGCTTAAGTTTCTTGCCCATTTGCCACATTTTTGAACGTATGATTTTATATCTATATCAATATTGTGGCGTTTCTATTTATTTTGCAGAATCCATAGAAAAGCTTTCGGAAAATGCACAAGAAATAAAACCACACGTTATGACTGCAGTACCTCGTTTATACGAGAAAATTTATGATAAAATAATTTTAAAAGGTGAGGCTTTAACTGGTATAAAAAAAGGATTGTTCTTTTGGGCTGTAAACTTAGGCCTTAAATACGAACCTTATGGTGTTAATGGTTGGTGGTATGAAACACAATTAAAACTAGCTAGAAAATTAATTTTTTCTAAATGGCAAGCGGCTTTAGGAGGAGAATTAAAAATAATGGTTTCTGGTAGTGCAGCATTACAACCCAGATTAACAAAAGTTTTTGCTGCAGCAGGAATGCCAATTATGGAAGGTTATGGATTATCAGAAACTTCTCCTGTAATTTCTGTAAATGATGAAAGGAATAATGGTTTTAAAGTTGGTACTGTTGGTAAAATAATTGACGGTGTAGAAGTGAAAATTGCAGAAACCGGTGAAATTTTAGTAAAAGGACCAAATGTAATGTTAGGCTATTTCAAGGATCCTGATAGAACTAAAAACGTATTAAAAGATGATTATTTTTACACCGGAGATAAAGGTGAATTTGATAGTGATGGTTTTTTAAAAATTACAGGAAGGACCAAAGAAATGTTTAAAACCTCAGGAGGTAAATATGTAGTTCCTCCTTTATTAGAGGGAGAACTTAAACAATCTTTATTTATAGAACAAGTAATGGTTATTGGTGAAGGAGAGAAAATGCCAGCTGCTTTTATACAACCAAACTTCGATTTTATTAAAGAATGGATTAAGCATAAAAAATTAGACATTGGTTTAAGCAATAAAGAAATAGCAACGTCAGATATTGTTATAAAACGTATTCAGAAGGAAGTTACTAAATGTAACAAAAACTTTGGTAAGTGGGAACAAATAAAACGATTTGAACTTACTCCAGAGGTCTGGTCTATAGAAGATGGGCACCTTACACCAACAATGAAAATGAAACGAGCAATCATAAAAGAAATCTACAAAGATTTATTCGATAAAATTTATAGAGTATAA
- a CDS encoding fibronectin type III-like domain-contianing protein, whose product MIVCKSKIKRILKELKRFQKIFIKKGTSQNVEITITTTDLAFYDETISN is encoded by the coding sequence TTGATCGTTTGTAAATCTAAGATTAAAAGAATACTTAAAGAACTAAAAAGGTTTCAAAAAATATTTATCAAAAAAGGAACCTCTCAAAATGTAGAAATTACCATTACAACAACCGACTTAGCTTTTTACGATGAAACTATTTCTAACTAG
- a CDS encoding transposase: MQRIPSQNYFNNRSTNASAESFNAKIKEFRTQFRGVRDVKFFLYRLTKLYA; this comes from the coding sequence TTGCAACGAATACCGTCACAAAACTACTTTAATAATAGAAGTACAAATGCTTCGGCTGAATCTTTTAATGCAAAAATAAAGGAATTTAGAACACAATTTAGAGGCGTAAGAGATGTCAAATTCTTCCTCTATAGATTAACTAAATTATATGCATAA
- a CDS encoding transposase — protein MDTSIELAKLLLPEILVDYFKLTKHEVKHGELHFYFTELNTIPEEFKGLKLSSKGFFPEATIQDFPIRGKNVFLHVIRRRWVEESSKKVVVRDWQLVAKGTRITSEFAAFLKQISQQ, from the coding sequence TTGGATACTTCAATTGAACTTGCTAAATTATTACTACCAGAAATTCTTGTTGATTATTTTAAATTAACTAAACACGAGGTAAAACATGGAGAACTACATTTCTATTTCACCGAATTGAATACGATTCCAGAAGAATTTAAAGGATTAAAATTAAGTTCTAAAGGCTTTTTTCCTGAAGCGACTATTCAAGATTTTCCAATCCGAGGTAAAAACGTTTTTCTACATGTTATTAGACGACGTTGGGTGGAAGAAAGTTCTAAGAAAGTAGTTGTAAGAGATTGGCAATTAGTAGCAAAAGGCACTAGGATTACTAGTGAATTTGCTGCTTTTTTAAAACAAATCAGTCAACAATAA
- a CDS encoding IS3 family transposase (programmed frameshift) translates to MVKKYDNEFKVMIVELLNSGIKTKQVSEDYGLSLSMVGRWKREYKLQSGDFSKKKELSIEAQELKALKKELKNVTMERDNLKKGGEHLLQERPIRYQFILENIDIYPVEKMCKSMKLSKNAYYHWFKNKDVIFLKTPKIHLKERIKIIFKESKEIYGSCRIQKKLEREGLIYSRSYIGLLMKEMGLRSVLKRKFVITTDSNHQYLIAENMLNREFSSLKLGEKWVSDITYIRVNDDWNYLTTIIDLADRKVVGWSLSEDMTTQNTVMKAWIDARKTRNISNSLIFHSDRGVQYASNKITNICDFNLKITQSMSRKGNCWDNAVAESFFKTIKYEWLYRFKFTSYNQLYDSIEDYIYWYNTQRLHSSLGYLSPLEMEIKLRGIIKKVA, encoded by the exons ATGGTAAAAAAGTATGACAATGAATTTAAAGTTATGATTGTAGAACTGTTAAATTCGGGCATTAAGACAAAACAAGTTAGTGAGGATTATGGTTTAAGCTTGAGTATGGTTGGGCGTTGGAAACGCGAATACAAGTTACAATCGGGTGATTTCTCAAAAAAAAAGGAGTTATCTATTGAAGCTCAAGAACTCAAGGCTCTAAAGAAAGAGTTAAAGAATGTAACCATGGAGCGTGACA ATCTTAAAAAAGGCGGTGAGCATCTTCTCCAAGAGCGACCTATAAGGTATCAATTCATTTTAGAAAACATTGATATATATCCAGTTGAGAAGATGTGTAAATCTATGAAGCTTAGTAAAAATGCTTATTATCATTGGTTTAAAAACAAAGATGTTATATTTTTAAAAACACCTAAAATACATTTAAAAGAAAGGATTAAAATTATTTTTAAAGAAAGTAAAGAAATATATGGTAGTTGTAGGATTCAAAAAAAGTTAGAACGAGAAGGCTTAATTTATTCTCGCTCTTATATCGGACTACTAATGAAAGAAATGGGCTTAAGGAGTGTTTTAAAAAGAAAATTTGTAATTACAACAGATTCTAATCACCAATATTTAATTGCAGAAAACATGTTAAATAGAGAGTTCTCTAGTCTTAAATTAGGAGAAAAATGGGTGTCTGATATTACTTATATTCGAGTTAATGATGATTGGAATTATTTAACAACCATCATAGATCTTGCAGATAGAAAGGTTGTTGGATGGTCTTTAAGTGAAGATATGACGACTCAAAATACGGTAATGAAAGCTTGGATTGATGCTCGTAAAACAAGAAATATTAGTAATAGTCTAATTTTTCATTCGGATAGAGGTGTACAATATGCGTCAAACAAAATAACCAACATTTGTGATTTTAATCTTAAAATAACCCAAAGTATGAGTAGAAAAGGTAATTGTTGGGACAATGCGGTAGCTGAAAGCTTCTTTAAGACAATAAAGTACGAATGGTTATATCGATTTAAATTTACGTCCTACAATCAACTATATGACTCTATAGAAGACTATATTTATTGGTATAATACCCAAAGATTACATTCTAGTTTAGGATATCTCTCACCGCTAGAAATGGAAATAAAATTGAGAGGAATTATTAAAAAAGTAGCTTAA
- a CDS encoding transposase: MKCRHSTAFSNGDLYTIVTNKNANGKKGALLAMIKGTKAEDVIRILHKIALKQRKKVIEVTLDMAGNMGLIVKKSFPKAVLVIDRFHVQKLALDALQEIRIKHRWEAIDKENDAIENAKNNSLKYVPELLPNGDTLKQLLARSRYLLYKSSNKWTNTQQERAEILFKNYPDIEKAYNLCQNLSWIYNQTKDKTVALIRLAKWDEKVRQAKFKSFNSIARTMSVHYQNILNYFDNRSTNASAESFNAKIKAFRAQFRGVRNIKFFLFRLSNIYA, translated from the coding sequence ATCAAATGTAGACACTCCACAGCATTTTCTAATGGAGATTTATATACTATCGTGACTAATAAAAATGCGAACGGAAAGAAAGGTGCTTTACTCGCTATGATTAAAGGTACTAAAGCTGAAGATGTTATTAGAATTCTTCATAAAATAGCTTTAAAACAACGGAAAAAAGTAATCGAAGTAACCTTAGACATGGCAGGAAACATGGGGTTAATCGTTAAAAAATCATTTCCAAAAGCTGTATTAGTTATAGATCGCTTTCATGTACAAAAATTAGCTTTAGATGCTTTGCAAGAAATAAGAATTAAACATCGTTGGGAAGCAATAGATAAAGAAAACGACGCCATAGAAAACGCTAAAAACAACTCCTTAAAATATGTTCCTGAACTACTACCAAATGGAGATACTCTAAAACAATTATTAGCTAGGAGTAGATATCTATTATATAAATCTAGTAACAAGTGGACTAACACCCAACAGGAAAGAGCTGAAATACTTTTTAAAAATTATCCAGATATAGAAAAGGCATATAATTTATGTCAAAACTTATCCTGGATTTATAATCAAACAAAAGATAAAACTGTTGCCTTAATTAGACTTGCTAAATGGGATGAAAAGGTAAGACAAGCAAAGTTTAAAAGCTTTAATAGCATTGCTAGAACAATGTCTGTACATTATCAGAATATACTCAACTATTTTGACAATAGAAGCACAAATGCTTCTGCAGAATCTTTTAATGCTAAAATTAAAGCCTTTAGAGCACAATTTAGAGGTGTTAGAAACATCAAATTTTTCCTTTTTAGACTCTCAAATATTTATGCCTAA